From a region of the Mercurialis annua linkage group LG1-X, ddMerAnnu1.2, whole genome shotgun sequence genome:
- the LOC126664343 gene encoding uncharacterized protein LOC126664343 → MGKKKGQKTKELSVAIAEASSKENEETQQIQTQTQPETPRKRGRPRKIIMEDKKPVEEVTENQFKKAKNSEEEEEASVTIRGKKKEEGQSEIKEPPRRSSRRKSKPRKSS, encoded by the coding sequence ATGGGGAAGAAGAAGGGTCAGAAGACAAAGGAACTTTCTGTAGCAATAGCAGAAGCTTCATCAAAAGAGAATGAAGAAACTCAGCAGATACAGACACAAACCCAGCCAGAGACACCAAGAAAAAGAGGAAGGCCCCGGAAGATAATTATGGAAGACAAAAAACCAGTAGAAGAAGTCACAGAGAATCAATTCAAGAAAGCTAAAAacagtgaagaagaagaagaagcttcGGTTACTATTAGAGgtaagaagaaagaagaaggaCAGTCTGAAATTAAGGAACCTCCGAGAAGAAGCAGCCGGAGAAAAAGCAAACCCAGAAAGAGCAGTTAA
- the LOC126664335 gene encoding S-adenosyl-L-methionine-dependent tRNA 4-demethylwyosine synthase, giving the protein MFLSSYRARLALLALLSASTLYCFYKSRRLKRLKLKTSLNPNANTNVVTSSNTHNKGKLLFISQTGTSKTLAQRLHILFELNDVSFDLIDAKGYEPEDLCKENLVIIVASTWEDGKPPLNGDFLANWLAESAEDFRVGSLLLSNCKFAVFGVGSRAYGDNFNAVAKDFSGRLKALGAKEIVAIGEGDVDGGELDAVFDEWSGNVVKVLKGGSLENGFIGCESDNEDDVVDFESDYDDEENGEVESGIVDLEDIAGKAPSRRASSKVVSEANGKLNGPKEMVTPVIRASLEKQGYKIIGSHSGVKICRWTKSQLRGRGGCYKHSFYGIESHRCMEATPSLACANKCVFCWRHHTNPVGKSWQWKMDDPLEIVNSAIDQHMKMIKQMKGVPGVTLERLNEGLSPRHCALSLVGEPIMYPEINTLVNELHKRRISTFLVTNAQFPEKIKMLKPITQLYVSVDAATKESLKAIDRPLFGDFWERFIDSLTALRDKQQRTVYRLTLVKGWNTEEVDAYFNLFSIGQPDFIEIKGVTYCGTSATSKLTMENVPWHADVKAFSEALSLKSKGEYEVACEHVHSCCVLLAKTEKFKVDGQWFTWIDYEKFHNLVASGKPFNSKDYMAATPSWAVYGATEGGFDPDQSRYRKERHHKSSR; this is encoded by the exons ATGTTTCTATCATCTTACCGCGCTCGCTTAGCTCTCCTCGCTCTCCTCTCCGCCTCCACTCTCTACTGCTTCTACAAATCACGCCGTCTCAAACGCCTCAAACTCAAAACCTCCTTAAACCCTAACGCTAATACTAACGTCGTTACTTCTTCTAACACGCATAATAAAGGTAAGCTCTTATTTATTTCACAAACAGGAACCTCTAAAACCCTAGCGCAACGCCTACATATTTTGTTTGAGTTAAATGATGTTTCATTTGACCTAATTGATGCCAAAGGCTATGAACCTGAAGACCTTTGCAAAGAGAATTTAGTGATAATTGTCGCTTCTACGTGGGAAGACGGGAAACCGCCTTTGAATGGTGATTTTTTAGCGAATTGGCTTGCGGAGAGTGCTGAAGATTTTAGAGTTGGTTCTTTGTTGCTTTCTAATTGTAAATTTGCAGTTTTTGGTGTTGGGAGTCGAGCTTATGGCGACAATTTTAACGCTGTCGCGAAAGATTTTTCTGGGCGATTGAAGGCATTGGGAGCTAAAGAGATTGTTGCAATTGGGGAGGGTGATGTGGATGGAGGTGAGCTGGATGCGGTTTTTGATGAGTGGAGTGGAAATGTAGTTAAAGTTCTGAAAGGAGGGAGTTTGGAGAATGGGTTTATTGGCTGTGAGAGTGATAACGAGGATGATGTTGTTGATTTTGAAAGTGATTATGATGATGAGGAGAATGGTGAGGTGGAGTCAGGAATTGTTGATCTTGAGGATATTGCAGGTAAAGCGCCTTCAAGGAGGGCGTCTAGTAAAGTAGTTAGTGAAGCTAATGGGAAGTTAAATGGCCCAAAAGAAATGGTGACTCCTGTTATCAGAGCCAGCTTGGAAAAGCAG GGGTATAAGATTATTGGTTCACATAGTGGCGTTAAAATTTGTAGATGGACCAAATCCCAACTTAGAGGTAGAGGAGGTTGCTACAAGCACTCATTTTATGGAATTGAAAGTCACAG GTGCATGGAAGCAACACCTAGTTTGGCTTGTGCCAATAAATGTGTGTTTTGTTGGAGGCATCATACAAATCCTGTAGGAAAGAGCTGGCAGTGGAAGATGGATGACCCTCTAGAAATTGTGAACTCTGCCATTGATCAGCATATGAAGATGATTAAACAAATGAAAGGGGTTCCTG GTGTTACACTGGAGCGACTGAATGAAGGGTTGTCTCCAAGGCATTGTGCTTTGTCACTTGTTGGTGAACCTATCATGTATCCTGAAATTAATACACTTGTGAATGAGTTGCACAAAAGAAGGATATCAACTTTTCTAGTGACAAATGCTCAGTTCCCAGAAAAGATCAAAATGCTAAAGCCTATTACCCAG TTATATGTCAGTGTTGATGCTGCAACAAAGGAGAGCTTGAAGGCAATTGATCGGCCATTATTTGGGGACTTCTGGGAGCGCTTTATT GACTCCTTGACAGCTCTTAGGGATAAACAGCAGCGAACTGTGTATCGATTGACACTGGTGAAAGGATGGAATACTGAGGAAGTAGATGCTTATTTTAACCTCTTTAGCATTGGACAACCTGATTTCATTGAAATTAAAGGCGTTACATACTGTGGAAC GTCTGCTACATCAAAGTTGACAATGGAGAATGTGCCGTGGCATGCTGACGTCAAAGCTTTTTCAGAGGCTTTATCTCTTAAAAGTAAAGGGGAATATGAGGTTGCTTGTGAGCATGTCCATTCATGCTGCGTCCTCTTAGCAAAAACTGAGAAATTCAAAGTTGATGGCCAATGGTTCACATGGATAGACTATGAAAAGTTTCATAATCTG GTTGCTTCTGGAAAACCATTCAATAGCAAGGATTACATGGCTGCTACACCTTCTTGGGCTGTTTATGGAGCAACAGAAGGTGGATTTGATCCTGATCAGTCTCGCTATAGAAAGGAGCGACATCATAAATCAAGCCGTTGA
- the LOC126664333 gene encoding probable methyltransferase PMT28, producing the protein MAIARLVRHAKRPYGFCAKMTAVAVMGLCFIFVWSFFSYSSSSVTTQRESFDDIAEPVAASGNRASSNSKTLSKADEPEKHEDHKVKTEPGLELSTDEKSINTSVSLSVNEHKSLQKESKEALNEKRKKGKDGIRNKPNGVAKDGDNDVQEESESDESEKEEEGEVVVDGREEATDGQIEGNGDAEGEDVGLTETMDQEDLVKMVEDDESGESLNTGKKKRKFKGPLFDPKAHYNWRLCSTRSKHKYIPCIDIESSSGRLQSYRHTERSCPRTSPTCLVPLPRDGYDSPKPWPERKSKILYKNVAHPKLDSFIKKHSWLVQSGDYLTFPANQSEFKGGVQHYLESIEEMVPDIEWGKNIRVVLDIGCTDSKFGDSLLDKDVLTLSLGLKDDLVDLAQVALERGFPAIVSPFGTRRLPFPSGAFDAIHCGECSIPWHSHGGKLLLEMNRILRPGGYFILSTKHDNIEEEEAMITLTASICWNILAHKTDEISEVGVKIYQKPESNDIYQLRRKKNPPLCKENENPDAAWYVPMKTCLHTIPSSIEQQGTEWPEEWPKRLETYPDWMNNKDKLIADTNHWRAIVEKSYLSGIGIDWSNIRNVMDMKSINGGFAAALSQQKVWVMNVVPVHAPDTLPIIYERGLAGVYHDWCESFGTYPRSYDLLHADHLFSRLKNRCKQAVSIIVEMDRILRPGGWAIIREKVEILESVEGILKSLHWDIRMTYAQDKEGILCAQKTMWRP; encoded by the exons ATGGCTATAGCTAGGCTTGTTCGCCACGCCAAACGCCCATATGGGTTTTGTGCAAAGATGACGGCAGTAGCAGTAATGGGTTTGTGCTTTATATTTGTTTGGTCTTTCTTCTCTTATTCTTCCTCTTCTGTTACTACTCAACGAGAAAGCTTTGATGACATTGCTGAACCGGTAGCTGCTTCGGGCAATAGGGCAAGCAGCAATTCAAAGACCCTGTCTAAAGCGGATGAACCAGAAAAGCATGAAGATCACAAGGTGAAAACTGAACCCGGTTTAGAATTAAGTACAGATGAGAAAAGTATAAATACTTCTGTTTCTTTGTCTGTCAATGAGCATAAGTCTTTGCAAAAGGAAAGTAAAGAAGCATTAAATGAGAAAAGGAAGAAGGGTAAAGATGGTATTAGGAACAAGCCTAATGGGGTGGCAAAAGATGGTGATAATGATGTTCAAGAGGAGTCTGAGAGTGACGAATCGGAAAAAGAAGAGGAGGGAGAAGTTGTAGTTGATGGTAGAGAAGAGGCTACTGATGGTCAAATTGAAGGAAATGGTGACGCGGAAGGAGAAGATGTCGGTTTGACTGAAACTATGGATCAAGAAGATCTGGTGAAGATGGTGGAAGATGATGAGAGTGGGGAGTCACTTAATACagggaagaaaaaaagaaaatttaaaggtCCTCTGTTTGATCCAAAAGCACATTATAATTGGAGATTATGTAGCACAAGAAGTAAGCACAAATACATTCCTTGTATTGACATTGAGAGTAGCAGTGGAAGGCTGCAAAGTTATAGGCATACTGAAAGAAGTTGCCCCAGAACATCTCCAACATGTCTTGTTCCGCTCCCTCGTGATGGTTATGACTCTCCCAAGCCCTGGCCTGAGAGAAAATCGAAG ATATTGTATAAAAATGTTGCTCATCCAAAACTTGATTCATTTATTAAGAAGCATAGTTGGTTAGTCCAGTCAGGGGATTATCTTACGTTTCCCGCAAATCAATCCGAATTCAAGGGTGGAGTTCAGCATTATCTTGAATCCATTGAAGAG ATGGTACCAGACATTGAATGGGGAAAGAATATACGTGTAGTATTGGACATTGGGTGTACAGATTCAAAATTTGGGGATTCTCTCCTTGATAAGGATGTGTTAACATTATCACTGGGCTTGAAGGACGACCTGGTTGATCTAGCACAAGTCGCTCTGGAGCGGGGGTTTCCAGCAATTGTCAGCCCTTTTGGAACTAGAAGGCTTCCTTTCCCAAGTGGTGCTTTTGATGCTATTCACTGTGGCGAGTGCAGTATTCCTTGGCATTCCCATG GCGGTAAGCTTCTTCTAGAGATGAACAGAATTTTAAGGCCGGGTGGTTACTTTATTCTGTCAACTAAACACGACAacattgaagaagaagaag CCATGATCACCTTGACAGCATCTATCTGTTGGAATATATTAGCTCATAAAACTGATGAAATTAGTGAAGTGGGTGTTAAAATATACCAGAAGCCTGAGTCAAATGACATATATCAGTTGAGAAGAAAGAAAAACCCACCTCTGTGCAAGGAAAACGAAAATCCCGATGCAGCCTG GTACGTTCCTATGAAGACTTGTTTGCACACAATTCCATCATCTATTGAACAGCAGGGGACAGAGTGGCCTGAGGAATGGCCAAAGAGGCTGGAAACTTATCCGGACTGGATGAACAATAAAGACAAGTTGATAGCGGACACTAACCACTGGAGAGCTATAGTTGAAAAGTCTTATCTGTCCGGAATTGGTATTGACTGGTCAAATATCCGTAATGTTATGGACATGAAATCCATCAATGGAGG GTTTGCTGCTGCTCTTTCGCAACAGAAGGTTTGGGTGATGAATGTTGTCCCTGTCCATGCACCAGACACACTTCCTATCATATACGAACGTGGACTGGCTGGCGTCTACCACGATTGGTGTGAATCCTTCGGCACATACCCGAGATCATATGATCTTTTGCATGCTGATCATCTATTTTCGCGGCTTAAGAACAG GTGCAAGCAGGCAGTGTCAATTATAGTGGAAATGGACAGGATATTAAGGCCTGGTGGCTGGGCAATTATACGTGAAAAGGTAGAGATATTGGAATCAGTAGAGGGAATACTGAAGAGTTTGCATTGGGATATTCGTATGACTTATGCTCAAGATAAAGAGGGTATATTATGTGCACAGAAAACCATGTGGCGACCTTGA
- the LOC126664336 gene encoding DUF21 domain-containing protein At1g47330 isoform X1, protein MAGDGDVGCCGTEFWVFLVVIAGLVTFAGLMAGLTLGLMSLGLVDLEVLNKAGRPQDRIYASKILPVVKNQHLLLCTLLIGNSLAMETLPIFLDKIVPPWAAILISVTLILMFGEILPQAVCTRYGLKVGATMAPFVRALLILFFPISYPISKFLDWMLGKGHAALLRRAELKTFVNFHGNEAGKGGDLTHDETTIIAGALELTEKTAKDAMTPISKAFALDLDATLNLDTLNSIMTMGHSRVPVYAGNPNNIIGLILIKNLLTVDPEDAVPLRKMIVRKIPRVSEDMPLYDILNEFQKGHSHLAVVYKDLNAKTETSNRDKSRQQFEFKDSCRKQRGKEISSKKDDSAVGPAAAAEKVSAGFKSHDPQTAYEKNDEGQKRKKSPPPTPSFKKRHKGCSYCILDVENSPIPQFPSNEEVVGVITMEDVIEELLQEEILDETDEYVNIHNRIRINMNASQEKPSNSTSHPLVYGTSIAGTSIAGTGTPSTLSTGPTPTLSISTSTSLAGSPATTNQVSEFITMNI, encoded by the exons ATGGCGGGTGACGGTGACGTGGGATGCTGTGGGACAGAATTCTGGGTGTTTTTGGTGGTAATAGCAGGGCTGGTCACATTTGCTGGCCTCATGGCTGGTTTAACGCTTGGTCTCATGTCTTTAGGTTTAGTAGACCTTGAAGTTCTTAATAAAGCTGGCCGTCCTCAAGATCGTATCTATGCCT CAAAAATATTGCCAGTTGTAAAGAATCAGCACCTTCTCCTATGTACTCTTTTGATAGGCAATTCTTTAGCCATGGAG ACCCTTCCTATATTCTTGGACAAGATTGTGCCTCCTTGGGCTGCTATTCTGATATCTGTCACTCTTATACTAATGTTTGGAGAG ATATTGCCACAAGCAGTATGTACTCGTTATGGTTTGAAAGTTGGAGCGACAATGGCCCCATTTGTCCGTGCTCTTCTTATACTGTTCTTCCCGATTTCTTATCCAATTAGCAAG TTCCTGGATTGGATGCTGGGCAAGGGACATGCTGCCCTCTTGCGAAGAGCAGAGCTTAAAACATTTGTTAATTTTCATGGCAATGAG GCAGGGAAAGGAGGAGATTTGACGCATGATGAGACTACTATAATTGCTGGGGCACTTGAGTTGACCGAAAAGACAGCAAAAGATGCCATGACTCCCATATCGAAGGCATTTGCTCTTGATCTGGATGCAACTCTTAATTT GGACACATTGAATTCAATAATGACTATGGGTCATAGTAGAGTCCCAGTTTATGCAGGAAACCCAAATAATATTATTGGACTTATTCTG ATTAAAAATCTCTTAACAGTTGATCCAGAAGATGCTGTTCCACTAAGAAAAATGATCGTACGGAAAATACCTCG GGTTTCAGAAGACATGCCTTTATATGATATTCTAAATGAATTTCAGAAGGGCCACAGTCACCTTGCAGTTGTATATAAAGATTTAAATGCAAAAACAGAGACATCAAATAGAGATAAAAGTCGTCAGCAGTTCGAATTCAAGGATAGTTGCAGGAAGCAGAGGGGCAAAGAGATATCATCTAAGAAAG ATGATAGCGCAGTTGGGCCCGCTGCTGCTGCTGAAAAAGTAAGTGCTGGTTTCAAGTCCCATGATCCTCAGACTGCTTATGAAAAGAATGATGAAGgtcaaaagagaaaaaagagtcCACCGCCAACTCCTTCCTTTAAGAAACGGCATAAAGGGTGTTCATATTGCATTCTGGACGTTGAGAATTCCCCAATTCCTCAGTTCCCTTCCAATGAAGAAGTAGTTGGTGTAATTACTATGGAGGATGTGATTGAAGAACTTCTTCAG GAGGAAATATTGGATGAAACTGATGAGTATGTCAATATTCACAACCG GATCAGGATTAACATGAATGCATCTCAAGAAAAACCTTCCAACTCAACATCACATCCTTTGGTGTATGGCACCTCTATTGCCGGCACATCTATTGCTGGCACCGGAACACCATCCACGTTATCCACAGGTCCCACGCCAACTCTTTCCATCTCAACCAGCACTTCCTTGGCCGGCTCACCAGCAACTACAAACCAAGTTTCTGAATTCATTACTATGAACATTTAA
- the LOC126664336 gene encoding DUF21 domain-containing protein At1g47330 isoform X2 — translation MAGDGDVGCCGTEFWVFLVVIAGLVTFAGLMAGLTLGLMSLGLVDLEVLNKAGRPQDRIYASKILPVVKNQHLLLCTLLIGNSLAMETLPIFLDKIVPPWAAILISVTLILMFGEILPQAVCTRYGLKVGATMAPFVRALLILFFPISYPISKFLDWMLGKGHAALLRRAELKTFVNFHGNEAGKGGDLTHDETTIIAGALELTEKTAKDAMTPISKAFALDLDATLNLDTLNSIMTMGHSRVPVYAGNPNNIIGLILIKNLLTVDPEDAVPLRKMIVRKIPRVSEDMPLYDILNEFQKGHSHLAVVYKDLNAKTETSNRDKSRQQFEFKDSCRKQRGKEISSKKVGYYQMIAQLGPLLLLKK, via the exons ATGGCGGGTGACGGTGACGTGGGATGCTGTGGGACAGAATTCTGGGTGTTTTTGGTGGTAATAGCAGGGCTGGTCACATTTGCTGGCCTCATGGCTGGTTTAACGCTTGGTCTCATGTCTTTAGGTTTAGTAGACCTTGAAGTTCTTAATAAAGCTGGCCGTCCTCAAGATCGTATCTATGCCT CAAAAATATTGCCAGTTGTAAAGAATCAGCACCTTCTCCTATGTACTCTTTTGATAGGCAATTCTTTAGCCATGGAG ACCCTTCCTATATTCTTGGACAAGATTGTGCCTCCTTGGGCTGCTATTCTGATATCTGTCACTCTTATACTAATGTTTGGAGAG ATATTGCCACAAGCAGTATGTACTCGTTATGGTTTGAAAGTTGGAGCGACAATGGCCCCATTTGTCCGTGCTCTTCTTATACTGTTCTTCCCGATTTCTTATCCAATTAGCAAG TTCCTGGATTGGATGCTGGGCAAGGGACATGCTGCCCTCTTGCGAAGAGCAGAGCTTAAAACATTTGTTAATTTTCATGGCAATGAG GCAGGGAAAGGAGGAGATTTGACGCATGATGAGACTACTATAATTGCTGGGGCACTTGAGTTGACCGAAAAGACAGCAAAAGATGCCATGACTCCCATATCGAAGGCATTTGCTCTTGATCTGGATGCAACTCTTAATTT GGACACATTGAATTCAATAATGACTATGGGTCATAGTAGAGTCCCAGTTTATGCAGGAAACCCAAATAATATTATTGGACTTATTCTG ATTAAAAATCTCTTAACAGTTGATCCAGAAGATGCTGTTCCACTAAGAAAAATGATCGTACGGAAAATACCTCG GGTTTCAGAAGACATGCCTTTATATGATATTCTAAATGAATTTCAGAAGGGCCACAGTCACCTTGCAGTTGTATATAAAGATTTAAATGCAAAAACAGAGACATCAAATAGAGATAAAAGTCGTCAGCAGTTCGAATTCAAGGATAGTTGCAGGAAGCAGAGGGGCAAAGAGATATCATCTAAGAAAG TTGGTTATTACCAGATGATAGCGCAGTTGGGCCCGCTGCTGCTGCTGAAAAAGTAA